From Rhodovibrio salinarum DSM 9154:
GGGGTCACCGTCGTCGTCGCCACGATACGGTTTTTGATTGAACGTTCAATCAAAAAAAGATACATGGACTGTGGAACGGGCGTTTCTGGGGCGTTCAGCGCCAACGGCGCCCCTGTGCGACTCGGCATAGGGTCAGCGGTTCGATCGGAAGCGATCGTGGACGATAAGCAGGGGAGAGTGGGGCGATGCCCAAGCTCGGGATGGAGCCGGTGCGTCGGCACCAGATGATCGAGGCCACGATTCGCGCGATCCACGAGGTTGGCTTTCCGAATACCTCGCTCGCGCAGGTCGCTCGGCGTGCCGGCGTCAGCCAGGGGCTCGTCGCACATTACTTCCGCGATAAGGCCGGCCTGCTGGAGGCCACGATGCGCCACATTGCCGCCGAGCTGAAGGCGGATGTCGTGCGCTACCGCCGCGGCCTGACCGATCCGCTGGCGCGCCTAGATGCGGTTCTGGAGGCCAACTTCTCCCCGCGCTCCTTCGCGCCGGAAAGCCTCAGTGCCTGGGTCGCCTTCTGGGGGCAGACCCACCGAAACCCGCAACTCGGCCGCATCCAGCGCGTCTTGCGGGTGCGGCTGAAAAGCAACCTGGCCTACGACCTGCGTCAGCTTCTGCCGGATGCGGAAGCCCGGCGCATCGCTCTGGGCCTGTCGATCTTCGTCGACGGTCTGAGCCTGCGCACGGCGATGGGCGAGCGCGCCCTCGACCGGGAAACCGCGCGGGCTCTCGCCTTCGACTATCTGGACACGGAACTCGCCAAGAACGGCGTCAAACGGGAGCCCAGCCATGCAGCGCAAGGATGATCTGAAGCTCTACATCGGCGGCGGCTACGTTGCCGCGCAGAGCGGGCAGACGTTCGAGACCGTCGACCCCGCGCACAACGCGCCGATCTGCAACGTGCACCTGGCCGGCAAGGCCGACGTCGACGCCGCCGTCGGCTCGGCGCGTCAGGGCTTTGAGGTCTGGTCGCGGATGACCGGCGCGGCACGCGGTCGGGTGCTGCAGAAGGCGGCCGACCTGCTGCGCGCGCACCGCGACGAGCTGGCCCGGCTGGAGACGCTGGACGCCGGCAAGCCGCTGTCGGAAACGCCGGAGGCGGACGTCGATTCCGGCGCGGATTGCCTGGAGTACTTCGCCGGTCTCGCCAGCAAGCTGGGCGGCGAGTATCAGGAGGTCGACGACGCCTTCTTCTATACCCGGCGCGAGCCGCTCGGCGTGTGCGCCGGCATCGGGGCCTGGAACTATCCGCTGCAGATCATCTGCTGGAAGGCCGCCCCCGCGCTCGCGGCCGGCAACGCGATGGTGTTCAAGCCGGCCGAACTCACCCCGCTGTCCGCCCCGCGCATGGCCGAGCTGATGACCGAGGCCGGCCTGCCGGATGGTGTGCTGAACGTGGTGCAGGGCTTCGCGGAAACCGGCCAGGCGCTGGTCAATCATCCGGGCGTGGCCAAGGTCTCCCTGACCGGCGAGGCGGAGACCGGCAAGGTGGTCGCCAGCGAGGCCGCGCGCAGCTCGCTCAAGCACGTGACGATGGAGCTTGGCGGCAAGTCGCCGCTGCTGGTGTTCGACGACGCCGATCTGGATAACGCGGTGTCGGGCGCGATGCTGGGCAACTTCGCAACCCAGGGTGAGGTCTGCACCAACTGCACGCGCGTGTTCGTCCACGCGGATGTGGTCGACGATTTCCTGGACCGGCTGGTCAAGCGCACCCAGGCGATCAAGCTGGGCGACCCGTCCGATCCCAGCGTCCAGATGGGCCCGCTGATCAGCCGCGAGCATCAGAAGGTCGTGCTCGACTACATCGAGACCGGCAAGCGCGAGGGCGCCAACCTGCTGGTCGGCGGCGGCGTGCCGGAGGCCTCGGAGCTTGCCGACGGCAATTACGTGCTGCCGACGATCTTCGATCGCTGCACCGACGAGATGACGATCGTGCGCGAGGAGATCTTTGGGCCGGTGATGTCGGTCCTGACCTTCCGCGACGAGGACGAGGTGCTCAAGCGCGCCAACGACACGCGTTACGGGCTCGCCTCCGGTGTCTTCACCCGCGATCTGAACCGCGCGCACCGCTGCGCACGCGAGCTGCAATCCGGCATCTGCTGGGTGAACCACTACAACGTCACCCCGATCGAGATGACCTTCGGCGGCGCCAAGCAG
This genomic window contains:
- the betB gene encoding betaine-aldehyde dehydrogenase — protein: MQRKDDLKLYIGGGYVAAQSGQTFETVDPAHNAPICNVHLAGKADVDAAVGSARQGFEVWSRMTGAARGRVLQKAADLLRAHRDELARLETLDAGKPLSETPEADVDSGADCLEYFAGLASKLGGEYQEVDDAFFYTRREPLGVCAGIGAWNYPLQIICWKAAPALAAGNAMVFKPAELTPLSAPRMAELMTEAGLPDGVLNVVQGFAETGQALVNHPGVAKVSLTGEAETGKVVASEAARSSLKHVTMELGGKSPLLVFDDADLDNAVSGAMLGNFATQGEVCTNCTRVFVHADVVDDFLDRLVKRTQAIKLGDPSDPSVQMGPLISREHQKVVLDYIETGKREGANLLVGGGVPEASELADGNYVLPTIFDRCTDEMTIVREEIFGPVMSVLTFRDEDEVLKRANDTRYGLASGVFTRDLNRAHRCARELQSGICWVNHYNVTPIEMTFGGAKQSGLGRENGRQAIEYYSQLKSVFVATGDCEAPF
- the betI gene encoding transcriptional regulator BetI, yielding MPKLGMEPVRRHQMIEATIRAIHEVGFPNTSLAQVARRAGVSQGLVAHYFRDKAGLLEATMRHIAAELKADVVRYRRGLTDPLARLDAVLEANFSPRSFAPESLSAWVAFWGQTHRNPQLGRIQRVLRVRLKSNLAYDLRQLLPDAEARRIALGLSIFVDGLSLRTAMGERALDRETARALAFDYLDTELAKNGVKREPSHAAQG